The Persephonella sp. genome segment TAAAAGAAGTAATTCCTCAACTATCAGCACTTAACGCAGGAAATAATATGGAAGCGTTAATTGACCTTGTAAATGCACTCACAGTAATGAGGAATGCATTTACAGACTCAATGGTAGAAAGAATAGTTACTTTAATAACGGATATAACTGTAAATCTTGCAAGATTTAGGATTGAAGAAATAGCAACATCAGCATTATCAGGAATAGAAGAAGCATCAAGGCTTATAGAAGAACATCCTCCAAAGCTGGGTATGACAGGACTCCTCAGGGTTATCAGAGACCCGGAAGTCCAGAAAGGACTTATATTTGCCCTCTACCTTATCAAAGACCTTTCCCAGTCTCTAACCCAGAAAAAATGAGGGTCCTGCCCCTCTTTTTTCTTTATTTTCTGATTAATTTCATTTGAATTTCATAAAATCTGTATAAAATTATCTTGTATTAAACAAATTTTTTCAAGGTTTAGTATGGAAAAACTGAAAGTTGCCTTTTCAACTTTAGGATGCAGGATGAACCACTTTGAAACCTCTGCAATGGAAGAAGAGTTTGAAAATAAAGGGTATATTCTGTCTGGATTTGAAGATAAAGCAGATATATATGTGATAAATACCTGCACAGTCACAAATGATGCCGATAGAACTTCCAGAAAAACAATCAGACAGGCAAAAAGGAGAAATCCTGAGGCCATTGTAGTTGCGACAGGTTGTTATGCACAGGTATCCCCAGAAGAACTGGCAAAAATGGAAGAAGTTGACCTTGTTATTGGAAATTCCCATAAAACAGCTGTTTTGGAGCTGGTTGAGCAATATATAAATGAAAAAAGACAGGATAAAGTTTTTATAGATAATATCTTCAGGAAAAATGAGTTTGAAACATTCCAAATAAGCACTTTTTATGAAGGTGCCCGTCCTATCCTGAAGGTACAGGAAGGATGTAATAGTTTCTGCTCATTTTGTATTATCCCATTCGCAAGGGGAAAAGTCAGAAGTGCCAAAATAGACCAGATTGTCCAGCAGGTGAAAATTCTTGTTGATAGAGGCTTTAAAGAAATTGTTTTAACAGGAACACAGCTTTCCCAGTTCGGATACGACCATAAAGAGGGATTTTTATATGATTTGTTAAATCAGCTTATTAAAATAGATGGACTTTACAGAGTAAGGCTTTCCTCAATGGGAATTAATGAGATAGATGATAAACTTCTTGGTCTGATAACTTCAGAGGAAAAAATTGCTCCCCATTTCCATCTGTCTATCCAGTCCGGTGATGATAAAGTTCTAAAAGATATGAAAAGAAATTATACCGTTTCCCAATATGCACAGGTAGTTAATGAGATTATTAAAAGAAGACCTGATACAGCAATTGGAACAGATTTAATAACAGGTTTTCCAACAGAGGATGAAAAGGCTTTTGAAAATACTGTAAAAGTGATAAAAGAACTGCCTTTTGCATATATACATGTTTTTACATATTCAGAAAGAAAAGGAACAGCAGCCCAGAAAATAGGAGATAAAGTTCATCCACAGGAGAAAAAAAGAAGAACAAAAATAATAAGACAGATCTCTGAACAAAAAAATAAAGAATTTAGAGAAAAATACTTAGGCAAGCCATTGGAAGTCCTTGTTATATCAGAAAGAGACGGAAAGAAGGTGGGGCTTACAGGGAATTATATTCATATAAAATTTGATTCTCAAAAACCAATAAACAGTGTAACAGAAGTTGTTTTAACGGAGGTTGGGGATGAAAGGGAAAATAACATTGGAAAGGAGATTTAAGATGAGAAAAGTAATAATGGCATTTTTAACTGTTTTTTCGCTGAGTTTTGCATTTGATAATACACTGGTAGGAAAGGAGTTTAGAGATTTTACCTCTATTGATGAGTCTGGCAAAGTTGTAAAAGCATCACAGGTAATAGACCATAAGCCTGCTGTAATTATATTCTTTGCTATAGGTGACCAGCCGGGAACATTTAAATTTCTGCCCCATATGAATGAGCTTTATGACAAATATAAAGACAAAGTTGTGTTTATGGCTGTTCTGTTAAGCAGGTCTGATAAAAAAGAAGTTCAAGAACTAAAAAAATTACTTCCATTAAAAATACCCGTCTATCGTGGATATAGGGATGCTATTGAGAATTATAAAATCAGAAAAGTTGATGTTCCTCTTATAATCCTCGTTGATAAGGATGGTCTTATTACAAATATAGTTGCAAGACCAGAGTCTGAAATGGAAGAAGTTTATCCTTTTGAAAAGAACTTGAAAAAAGAAAACACCCTTGAAGGTAGAACTGCCCAAAGTATAAAGCTTTTGGACAAATACATTCAAAAACTAATTCAGGAGTAAGATATGGAAGATGTTAAACAAATTATGATTGTTTTAGATGACATAGATATAGAACAATTAGATGAGGATAAACTGACAGATATTCTTATAGATGCTTTCAAAAAACAGGGATATACACCAACAGATAGGCCGGTTGTCATTAGAAAAGGTAAAATTAGTTCAATAAGAGCTATTGAAAATGAATCACAGGAAGAGGTTGAGATATATGCACTTGCACAGGTGTTAAACAAAGATGGTAAGGTCAAGACTGTTATCACAGGCAGAGTGGTATAGATTTAAATATATAGGGAGTTTTCAGGAGACATAGAATGAAAATAGTAATTGATGTGTCTAATGAAGAAAAAGCTAAACATTTAATTAATATGTTAAAAGATATTCCATATGTGAAAAATATTAAGATTGAATCTGAAAAAAAGAAAAGGAAACCTGATTTTGAAGCTGTTTTTGGAATATGGAAAGACAGGGATATTACATTGAAAGGTATTAGAGAAAAAGCTTGGAGAAAAGAATACTTCTGTTATTAATTCGTAATGCGAAAGATTTTAGGCGTATAGAAGGTATAAACATAAAATAATCTAAGGAGGGTCATTATGGAAAAGATAAGACTACTTAAAAAGCTAATAGATGCTGTAATGGAAGGGGATTATGATGAAGTTTACAGGCTGGTTGATATGCTGAATGTAGACTTAAATCAGATTTATGAATATGAAGGAAGTCCCTTACATGTTGCCGTAAAAGAGAGAGATATAGAACTGGTTAAATATTTTTTAGATAAAGGAGCAGACCCTAATATAAAAGGTGCTTTCGGAGAGACTCCTCTACATATCGCTGTTGATAGAGGATATCTTGATATAGTTAAACTGCTTCTTGAAAAAGGGGCAGACCCTAACGTCCAAAGTAATGAAGGAAATACACCTCTTCATTTATCAGTTATAGCAAGCTCTGCAGATATAGCTTATGAACTTATATCACATGGAGCTAATAAGGAAATAAAGAACAAATTCGGAAAAACACCATTAGATTTAGCAATGGAACTCAACGACGAAAAGATGATTAAGATTTTATCCTAAAGGGTTAAATGCAAAAAATAAGAGTAGTAGAAATATTTAATTCCATAGAAGGTGAAGGCAGGCTTATAGGATATCCGGTTTCTTTTATAAGACTGGAAGGATGTAATCTGAGATGTTCCTGGTGTGATACCCCCTATTCCTATGATACCGGTTCTTATAAATTAATGTCTATTGAAGAAATACTGGACACTATAAAAGATTTTTCCAATAAAAAAGTATGTATAACAGGTGGAGAACCCCTTGTTAATGAAGGGTTTGACCCTCTCTTTGAGGCTTTAATCAAAGAAAGTTACTATGTAATTCTTGAAACTAACGGCACAGTTTATAGAAAAATCATTGGAAAGTTATATCCAGAATATAGTGAAAATATATATGTTGTCTGTTCACCAAAGCCAGATAGTAATTACATGGTTCACAGAGATTTAAAACCATACATATCAGAGATGAAACTTGTTGTTGATGAATTTTTAACTGAAAATATTGTTTCTGCTTTTGTAGATTTCCCAATAACCCTTCAACCTGAGGGAAATAAGCAGAAATATTTTGAAAAAGCACTAAAGATACAAAAATCCTTGATAAAAAAAGGTATAGAAGTCAGAATAATTCCCCAGATACACAAATTTTTTAGAATTAATTGAATTTTTTGCTAGCTTTTCTTAAAATTTTAGAACTATTACTTGGGAAGGTGGAATATGAAAAAATTAGCTGTTATTCTTGGAATGTTTATTTTTGTAAAAGCTTTTGCCTATACCGATGTTTCAGCAGAAGAATTTGCTAAATTAATGAAAAAACCTGATGCAATTATTCTTGATGTTAGAACATTTCTTGAATATCAAAAAGATGGTCATATAAAAGGAGCAAATCTTATTCCCGTTCAAGTTTTTAGATTTATATGGCTTGCAGGATTAAAGGATAAAACTGTTCTTGTTTACTGTAGAAGTGGAAATAGAAGCGTTGTGGCCAGCAAAATGCTGGAACAGATGGGGTTGAAACATGTTTATAACCTGAAAGGCGGCATTTTAGAATGGAAAGCTAAGAACTTTCCTGTTGAGTATAATCAGAAATAACCTTTTCAAATATTCTGTCCTGCAGGTCAAACATTCTTTTGGCTTCTGCAGGGCAGGTTTCATGATCATAACCAAGCAAATGTAAAATTCCGTGGGTTAGTAACCTGACTATTTCTTCTTTGTATGAGAGCCCTATTTCTTTTGCCTGTTTTTTTGCAAAAGGAAGGGAGATAATCACATCTCCCAGTATTTTGTATTTATACCCCGGAGGTTTTTCATCTATAGGGAAAGACAGAACATCTGTTGGTTTATCCTTTTTTCGCCATTCTTTATTTATCTGCTGTATTGTATCGTTGTCTGTCAGGGTTATACTAAGTTCCACATTGTCCAGATTGAGTTCTTTTAGGATTTTCTCTGCAACTTCTTTCACAAATTTCTTTGTGATATGCCTGTCGTATATATCCTTACTTATTAGAATTTTGTTCATTTTCTTTTTCCCTTTCATATTTGTCGTAAGCTGTAATAATTCTCTGGACTACAGGGTGTCTTACCACATCTTTTTCAGAAAATCTGCATATTCCAATACCTTTTACATCTTTAAGAACTTCAAGGGCTTCTATTAAGCCTGACTGACTAACTTTTGGCAGGTCAATCTGTGTTATATCACCTGTGATAACCGCCTTTGAACCAAAACCTATTCTCGTCAAGAACATTTTCATCTGTTCTTTTGTTGTGTTTTGTGCTTCATCAAGAATGATAAAAGCATCATTAAGGGTTCTTCCCCTCATAAATGCCAGCGGTGCAATTTCTATAATATTTTTTTCCAGCATATCTCTAATCTTGTCAGGGTCAACCATTTCATATAAAGCATCGTATAAAGGTCTGAGGTATGGGTCAACTTTTTCTGTTAATGTTCCTGGGAGAAATCCAAGTTTTTCCCCTGCTTCTACTGCCGGTCTTGTCAGGATTATTCTGTTTACTTTTTGTTGTTTCAGGTATGAAACAGCCATTGCCATTGCAAGATATGTTTTACCTGTTCCTGCAGGACCCACTCCGAAAGTTATATCATTTTTCTTTATTGTCTCTATGTATGCCTTTTGTGATGGGGTTTTGGCCATTATTGGTTTTTTTCTATGGGTGAACAAAATTGCTTCATAATTTCCGACAACCTGCTGCTGAGGAGTTTCATTTTTGTATCCAACAGCCAGATTTCTCACATCTTGGGGGGATAATTGATGACCTCCTTCAAAATAAGAAGCCACTTTTTGCATAAAATCCTCAAATCTGTCAAGTTCTTCTTCTGTTCCTTCTGCAATTAAACTTGTTCCTCTGGCAAATATATCAACCCCAAATATATCCTCAAAGAATTTTATATTTTCATCTCTGTTTCCGACTATGCTCCAAAAAGCTTCCTGTGGAATTTGAACTTCTAACTTTAAAATCTTTCTTACCTCCTTTTTATTTATCTACGGTGATAATTTATTCATTTTTAAAAAATTTCAACTTTAAAGTGAAAACCACCCTTCTGGTGGATGAATATAAACCTTTTTATTTTCTACATCTATCTCTTTTACAAATTCTTTTATAAACGGTAAATGCCTAATTTTTTCATCAGTGCACTTTATTATTAGGTAAGCCGTTGATAATCTATCATCTACTTTTATAATTTTTCCTACAACTTTGTCATTATAAATAACATCGGCATCTATAAGTTGGTATTCGTAGAATGTATCTTTGGCAGGTTTGGGAAGCTTAGAGGTTTCTACATAAAAATATTTGTGTTTTATCTTTTTTGCTTTATCTAAATCATCGTATCCTTTGAATTTTATTAGGCCTTTTTTTCTTGAAAATGCTTCAACCTGTAGAGGTTGGAATTTACCTTCTTTGTCTTTTATATAAATAGTTTCCGGCAGTTTAAAATTAGGTGGAAATATCTCTATTTTAAGGTCTCCTCTAACCCCATGTGTTCCGTGTATCTTTCCAGCAATGACCATTTCCTCTTTAGCCATTACTGACCACCTCTTCTTGTGGCTATATTTATTTCTTCAATACCGTTTTGTTTTGCAATATCCATCAGGTGAACAACCTTACCATATTCAACTCTTCTATCTGCTATAACCACAAGGGATTTTGCATTTTTTGATTTTAGAAACTGGGCAATTTCTGCATCTGTTACTTTTTGGTTGCCGATATAGTAATTACCATCTTTATCAACAAATATCTTTACAGGTTCTATTGACGTTTTTTCAGCTGTTGCCTGTGGTAATTCAACATTTATTGATGATATAGGGGCAAGAGTGCTTACTATTCCTAAAAATAATATAATTATGAAAGCAATATCAACAAGGGCTGTCATATCAACGACAAAGCCTGTATCCTGTGTCCTCATATATTTTCTAAAATTCATTTTTGCTCACCTTCCTTGCTGGAAAGTTCTGTAAGTTGATATATAAGCTCTGTAGCCAGATTTTCCATCTGGGAAACAATAAATGATAATTTAGATCTGAAATACCAGTATGCTGCAAGGGTTGGAATAGCAATAGAAAGACCAAAAGCTGTTGTTATTAATGCCTGTGATATTCCTGCAGATAATACCTGAGGATTAGAAAGACCTTCAACAGATAGCGCCTCAAAAACCTGTATCATCCCGACAACTGTTCCAAGGAAACCGAGCAGTGGTGCAATGGCAGCAATGGCGCCAATGGCATTTATATAACCTTCAAGTTTAGGAATTTCAGCTCTTGCTATTTCTTCTGCAACAGTTTTAAGTTGCTGCTCATCTTTTCTTCCTCTTATGTATGCCTCAAGTATCCCTGCCACAAGTGTTGTTGCCACAGAGTTTGTATTTTTTGCTATTGTTATGGCTTCTGCAAATCTACCTTCCTGTATGTAAAAGGATATCTCTTCTAACTTTCTAACAGGAAAGGTTTTTCTTGATGAAAGGGAGTATAACCGCTCAATAATAAATGCTATTGCCAATATCCCCAGAAATAAAAGGGGATACATTATAGGTCCACCTTTCTGGAAAATCTGGATTATATATTCCATCTTTTATCCTCCTTTATCTACATTGGGGAAGCCCTTCTTGTAGTTGTTTTATCTTCTGTTGCAGGGGAGGGTTGAGATTGTATTTTTTAAGAGGTTTCAGCATACAAGCGGCTTCCTGTTTGTGACCTTTACTTTTCATTATTTCGGCTGCTTTAATTCTGGCCTTTATAACAAATTCCTTGGCTTCAGGATAAAGATAAACCACATTTACAAAATTGTTAAGGGCTTTTTCCAGATTTCCTTCCTGCTGGTATATTAGCCCAAGGAGATAATAACTTTCTGCTACATGATTATAATCTGAGCCATTTACAGCCTCTTCCAGATACTTTTTGGCAAGCTGTGGATATCCAAGTTTTAGCTGTATTTTTGCCAGATAATAGGCTATATCATTTCTGTATTTTGGAAATCTGGTGTAAAGATCTTCAAAATAGCTT includes the following:
- a CDS encoding DUF1641 domain-containing protein, whose amino-acid sequence is MAENKDMEVALDVMKNAFTDDMVERAASNLEKMVELVDRLSNPEMMEAIDKLSKNAETLNKSMENLMSAVGALSTVLNAFTDSMVERLTSTVSELGELVDEVNRANLKEVIPQLSALNAGNNMEALIDLVNALTVMRNAFTDSMVERIVTLITDITVNLARFRIEEIATSALSGIEEASRLIEEHPPKLGMTGLLRVIRDPEVQKGLIFALYLIKDLSQSLTQKK
- the mtaB gene encoding tRNA (N(6)-L-threonylcarbamoyladenosine(37)-C(2))-methylthiotransferase MtaB, with the translated sequence MEKLKVAFSTLGCRMNHFETSAMEEEFENKGYILSGFEDKADIYVINTCTVTNDADRTSRKTIRQAKRRNPEAIVVATGCYAQVSPEELAKMEEVDLVIGNSHKTAVLELVEQYINEKRQDKVFIDNIFRKNEFETFQISTFYEGARPILKVQEGCNSFCSFCIIPFARGKVRSAKIDQIVQQVKILVDRGFKEIVLTGTQLSQFGYDHKEGFLYDLLNQLIKIDGLYRVRLSSMGINEIDDKLLGLITSEEKIAPHFHLSIQSGDDKVLKDMKRNYTVSQYAQVVNEIIKRRPDTAIGTDLITGFPTEDEKAFENTVKVIKELPFAYIHVFTYSERKGTAAQKIGDKVHPQEKKRRTKIIRQISEQKNKEFREKYLGKPLEVLVISERDGKKVGLTGNYIHIKFDSQKPINSVTEVVLTEVGDERENNIGKEI
- a CDS encoding redoxin domain-containing protein; the encoded protein is MKGKITLERRFKMRKVIMAFLTVFSLSFAFDNTLVGKEFRDFTSIDESGKVVKASQVIDHKPAVIIFFAIGDQPGTFKFLPHMNELYDKYKDKVVFMAVLLSRSDKKEVQELKKLLPLKIPVYRGYRDAIENYKIRKVDVPLIILVDKDGLITNIVARPESEMEEVYPFEKNLKKENTLEGRTAQSIKLLDKYIQKLIQE
- a CDS encoding ankyrin repeat domain-containing protein, which produces MEKIRLLKKLIDAVMEGDYDEVYRLVDMLNVDLNQIYEYEGSPLHVAVKERDIELVKYFLDKGADPNIKGAFGETPLHIAVDRGYLDIVKLLLEKGADPNVQSNEGNTPLHLSVIASSADIAYELISHGANKEIKNKFGKTPLDLAMELNDEKMIKILS
- a CDS encoding 7-carboxy-7-deazaguanine synthase QueE, which gives rise to MQKIRVVEIFNSIEGEGRLIGYPVSFIRLEGCNLRCSWCDTPYSYDTGSYKLMSIEEILDTIKDFSNKKVCITGGEPLVNEGFDPLFEALIKESYYVILETNGTVYRKIIGKLYPEYSENIYVVCSPKPDSNYMVHRDLKPYISEMKLVVDEFLTENIVSAFVDFPITLQPEGNKQKYFEKALKIQKSLIKKGIEVRIIPQIHKFFRIN
- a CDS encoding rhodanese-like domain-containing protein; translated protein: MKKLAVILGMFIFVKAFAYTDVSAEEFAKLMKKPDAIILDVRTFLEYQKDGHIKGANLIPVQVFRFIWLAGLKDKTVLVYCRSGNRSVVASKMLEQMGLKHVYNLKGGILEWKAKNFPVEYNQK
- the ybeY gene encoding rRNA maturation RNase YbeY: MNKILISKDIYDRHITKKFVKEVAEKILKELNLDNVELSITLTDNDTIQQINKEWRKKDKPTDVLSFPIDEKPPGYKYKILGDVIISLPFAKKQAKEIGLSYKEEIVRLLTHGILHLLGYDHETCPAEAKRMFDLQDRIFEKVISDYTQQESS
- a CDS encoding PhoH family protein → MQKVASYFEGGHQLSPQDVRNLAVGYKNETPQQQVVGNYEAILFTHRKKPIMAKTPSQKAYIETIKKNDITFGVGPAGTGKTYLAMAMAVSYLKQQKVNRIILTRPAVEAGEKLGFLPGTLTEKVDPYLRPLYDALYEMVDPDKIRDMLEKNIIEIAPLAFMRGRTLNDAFIILDEAQNTTKEQMKMFLTRIGFGSKAVITGDITQIDLPKVSQSGLIEALEVLKDVKGIGICRFSEKDVVRHPVVQRIITAYDKYEREKENEQNSNK
- the rimM gene encoding ribosome maturation factor RimM (Essential for efficient processing of 16S rRNA), with product MAKEEMVIAGKIHGTHGVRGDLKIEIFPPNFKLPETIYIKDKEGKFQPLQVEAFSRKKGLIKFKGYDDLDKAKKIKHKYFYVETSKLPKPAKDTFYEYQLIDADVIYNDKVVGKIIKVDDRLSTAYLIIKCTDEKIRHLPFIKEFVKEIDVENKKVYIHPPEGWFSL
- a CDS encoding biopolymer transporter ExbD → MNFRKYMRTQDTGFVVDMTALVDIAFIIILFLGIVSTLAPISSINVELPQATAEKTSIEPVKIFVDKDGNYYIGNQKVTDAEIAQFLKSKNAKSLVVIADRRVEYGKVVHLMDIAKQNGIEEINIATRRGGQ
- a CDS encoding MotA/TolQ/ExbB proton channel family protein, which produces MEYIIQIFQKGGPIMYPLLFLGILAIAFIIERLYSLSSRKTFPVRKLEEISFYIQEGRFAEAITIAKNTNSVATTLVAGILEAYIRGRKDEQQLKTVAEEIARAEIPKLEGYINAIGAIAAIAPLLGFLGTVVGMIQVFEALSVEGLSNPQVLSAGISQALITTAFGLSIAIPTLAAYWYFRSKLSFIVSQMENLATELIYQLTELSSKEGEQK